The following are encoded together in the Variovorax sp. PBS-H4 genome:
- a CDS encoding amidohydrolase family protein has translation MRTLIEHLDFAFLVDADDTVVRNASILVDKDRIVDIGPAADVAARHRGEHFDRVMDGRMLGICPGFVDSHVHLSETLSRAVFPDNLNTRAWVFHWAKPFYAHITEEDEYWGALLGITEMLRNGTTCFIDMGSQYDPGITVRAMEKTGIRGITGRHAADNPPPELPRGWTEEMARHHFFPNAEAALAELEACVRKYDGALDGRVRCWVNIEGKEPCTLELHVGAQKLAERLGVGTTYHLATSIEEAKVCEDKYGCWPITRIDRAGGIGSNLVIAHGAAVSDEEVKLLASRGAKVAFCPCSSFKLGKGATAIGKYPEMVAAGVTVGLGTDGVSAAGNMNLMRQMLIVAGMFKDARMKPDVFTARQALRAATIEGAKAAMWDHEIGSLEVGKKADFILFDLDHVEWTPFHDPLQALVFSASTASITQTWVDGKALYSEGKVHGVDEPALRRRARELAAAAVERAGLHDENVETTTTLYDSGN, from the coding sequence ATGCGCACGCTCATCGAGCACCTTGATTTCGCATTCCTCGTCGACGCCGACGACACGGTGGTGCGCAACGCGAGCATCCTGGTCGACAAGGACCGCATCGTCGATATCGGCCCCGCTGCCGACGTCGCGGCACGGCACCGCGGCGAGCACTTCGACCGAGTGATGGACGGGCGCATGCTCGGCATCTGCCCTGGCTTCGTCGACAGCCACGTTCATCTGTCGGAGACGTTGTCGCGCGCCGTGTTCCCCGACAACCTGAACACCAGGGCCTGGGTCTTCCACTGGGCCAAGCCCTTTTACGCGCACATCACCGAGGAAGACGAGTACTGGGGAGCGCTGCTTGGCATCACGGAGATGCTGCGCAATGGCACCACCTGCTTCATCGACATGGGGTCGCAATACGACCCCGGCATCACTGTCCGGGCGATGGAGAAGACCGGCATTCGCGGCATAACTGGCCGGCATGCGGCGGACAATCCGCCCCCCGAGCTGCCGCGAGGGTGGACCGAAGAGATGGCGCGGCACCACTTCTTCCCGAACGCCGAGGCCGCCCTGGCTGAACTGGAGGCCTGCGTGCGCAAATACGACGGCGCCCTCGACGGCCGCGTGCGATGCTGGGTGAACATCGAAGGGAAGGAGCCCTGCACGCTGGAACTCCACGTCGGCGCGCAGAAACTGGCCGAGCGGCTCGGCGTCGGCACCACCTACCACCTCGCGACCTCCATCGAAGAGGCGAAGGTCTGCGAAGACAAGTACGGTTGCTGGCCGATCACGCGCATCGACCGCGCTGGCGGTATCGGCTCCAACCTCGTCATTGCGCACGGCGCGGCCGTCAGCGACGAGGAAGTAAAGCTGCTGGCGAGTCGCGGTGCCAAGGTCGCGTTCTGCCCGTGCTCGTCCTTCAAGCTCGGCAAGGGTGCGACCGCGATCGGCAAGTATCCGGAGATGGTCGCCGCTGGTGTCACCGTCGGACTGGGCACCGATGGCGTATCGGCGGCCGGCAACATGAACCTCATGCGCCAGATGCTGATCGTCGCCGGCATGTTCAAGGACGCACGCATGAAGCCCGACGTGTTCACCGCTCGCCAGGCGCTGCGCGCGGCCACCATCGAAGGCGCCAAGGCCGCGATGTGGGACCACGAGATCGGTTCCCTCGAAGTCGGGAAGAAGGCCGACTTCATCCTCTTCGACCTCGATCATGTCGAGTGGACCCCGTTCCATGATCCGTTGCAGGCACTGGTCTTCTCGGCGTCGACCGCCTCGATCACGCAGACCTGGGTCGACGGCAAGGCGCTCTACAGCGAAGGCAAGGTGCATGGTGTGGACGAGCCGGCGCTGCGCCGCAGGGCCAGGGAGCTCGCCGCTGCGGCCGTCGAGCGTGCGGGCCTGCACGACGAGAACGTCGAGACCACGACCACGCTGTACGACAGCGGCAACTGA
- a CDS encoding M24 family metallopeptidase produces the protein MRNAIIERQVKAIAEHGLDAMVSCSPENYAYATGFVVPSQPLIRHRHAMAIVTSDARVELFSVDMEASTVRRRAADVPTRIWAEFTDDAMLVLADQLSKLGLARGRIGIEMDYLPSGDLARLQKALPEARFEHCEQILARLRQIKTPDEIALLRRLSRIADQAITDALASVKAGDSEMDIAGHLTRNVYALGAEHFKLMIIATGERSVLPNVGPSDRRLKPRDVCRVEIFSVIDGYQAGVCRTAVVHEAPPKAEAIWQHLVDCKYQIMEMVKPGASCRAIYDAFIAKLSEMDLPPISFVGHGIGLHLHEDPYLGKTPVLGRPGSDALIEEGMVLGFEPLCYETGHGFGMQNKDMLLVTANGCELLSDYANTDKLLVING, from the coding sequence ATGCGCAATGCAATCATCGAGCGGCAAGTCAAGGCGATCGCCGAGCACGGACTCGACGCCATGGTGTCGTGCTCCCCCGAAAACTATGCCTATGCGACCGGCTTCGTCGTCCCGTCGCAGCCGCTGATCAGGCACCGCCACGCGATGGCCATCGTCACGTCCGACGCACGCGTGGAGTTGTTCTCCGTCGACATGGAAGCCAGTACTGTGAGGCGCCGCGCGGCGGACGTCCCGACACGCATCTGGGCCGAGTTCACCGACGACGCCATGCTTGTGCTGGCCGACCAACTCAGCAAGCTGGGTCTTGCGCGCGGCCGCATCGGCATCGAGATGGACTACCTGCCTTCTGGGGACTTGGCGCGGCTGCAGAAGGCGCTCCCCGAAGCGCGCTTCGAGCACTGCGAGCAGATCCTCGCGCGGCTGCGCCAGATCAAGACACCTGACGAGATCGCGCTGCTGCGTCGCCTATCGCGCATCGCCGACCAAGCGATCACCGATGCGCTCGCCTCAGTTAAGGCAGGCGATTCGGAAATGGACATCGCCGGGCACCTCACGCGCAATGTGTACGCACTGGGGGCCGAACACTTCAAGCTCATGATCATCGCGACAGGCGAGCGCAGCGTGCTGCCCAATGTCGGTCCGAGCGATCGCAGGCTCAAGCCGCGCGACGTCTGCCGGGTCGAGATCTTTTCCGTGATCGACGGCTACCAGGCGGGCGTGTGCCGCACTGCCGTCGTGCACGAAGCGCCGCCGAAGGCCGAAGCCATCTGGCAGCACCTGGTGGACTGCAAATACCAGATCATGGAGATGGTGAAGCCCGGCGCGAGCTGTCGCGCCATCTACGACGCCTTCATCGCCAAGCTCTCCGAGATGGACCTGCCGCCGATCTCCTTCGTCGGCCACGGCATCGGCCTGCACCTGCACGAGGATCCTTACCTGGGCAAGACGCCGGTGCTGGGGCGGCCCGGAAGCGACGCGCTCATCGAAGAAGGCATGGTGCTTGGCTTCGAGCCGCTGTGCTATGAAACGGGGCACGGCTTCGGCATGCAGAACAAGGACATGCTGCTGGTCACGGCCAATGGCTGCGAGCTGCTCTCCGACTATGCCAACACCGACAAGCTACTGGTCATCAACGGCTGA
- a CDS encoding mandelate racemase/muconate lactonizing enzyme family protein translates to MPTIRSIDTLLVQLPTRREHRWTGLTESIGRYLLTRIVDSDGRIGWGEAPALKDWGGEFGRYFGESTAIANTVIEKYLAPALVGVELGNFAEMHARMDAVIRGYPYAKAAVEFAAYDVTGRWLGLPVHMLLGGKARSRIMVTHSIGLIPIAEAEKEVAQVAAEGIKTIKIKIGVDAKRDIDMVRTVRAAVGDSVELCVDANEGYRTPGEAIATVRAMEPYRLKYVEQPVMGIERIAEVARAIDPPVMADESAWNAHDAIQISEQRAAQIVSIYTTKPGGLYKAMEVAAVCRAAGIICNVNGSVETGVGNLANIHLAAAAPAATLSCVVPVSTPAEWQKGQVGGIYYRDDLIVAPMQLVDGGIEVPTAPGMGIDVDLAKVEKYTVRD, encoded by the coding sequence ATGCCGACAATCCGGTCCATAGACACGCTATTGGTCCAACTTCCCACGCGGCGGGAGCACAGATGGACGGGGCTGACGGAGTCCATCGGCCGCTACCTGCTGACACGCATAGTCGACAGTGACGGCCGGATCGGCTGGGGCGAGGCTCCTGCATTGAAGGACTGGGGCGGCGAGTTCGGCCGCTACTTCGGCGAGTCCACGGCGATTGCAAACACGGTCATCGAGAAGTACCTCGCGCCGGCGCTTGTCGGGGTCGAACTGGGTAACTTTGCCGAGATGCATGCCCGTATGGACGCAGTGATCCGCGGCTATCCCTATGCCAAGGCCGCGGTCGAGTTTGCCGCCTACGACGTCACGGGCCGCTGGCTCGGCCTGCCGGTGCACATGCTGCTCGGCGGCAAGGCGCGCTCGCGCATCATGGTGACCCACTCGATCGGGTTGATCCCGATCGCCGAGGCCGAGAAAGAGGTCGCGCAGGTTGCGGCCGAAGGCATCAAGACGATCAAGATCAAGATCGGCGTGGATGCGAAGCGCGACATCGACATGGTGCGCACCGTCAGGGCCGCGGTGGGCGATTCGGTCGAGTTGTGCGTGGACGCCAACGAAGGCTATCGCACGCCAGGCGAGGCCATCGCCACCGTGCGCGCGATGGAGCCGTACAGGCTCAAGTATGTCGAGCAGCCGGTGATGGGCATTGAGCGCATCGCGGAGGTCGCACGTGCCATCGATCCGCCCGTGATGGCCGACGAATCGGCTTGGAATGCGCATGATGCGATCCAGATCAGCGAGCAGCGCGCAGCGCAGATCGTGTCAATCTACACCACCAAGCCGGGGGGGCTCTACAAAGCGATGGAGGTCGCGGCCGTGTGCCGCGCGGCGGGCATCATCTGCAACGTCAACGGCTCGGTAGAGACCGGGGTCGGCAACCTCGCCAACATCCACCTTGCCGCCGCGGCGCCGGCGGCCACGCTGTCTTGCGTAGTCCCCGTGTCGACGCCCGCCGAGTGGCAGAAGGGCCAGGTCGGCGGCATCTATTACCGCGACGACCTCATCGTCGCGCCCATGCAACTGGTCGATGGCGGCATCGAGGTGCCGACCGCGCCCGGCATGGGCATCGACGTCGATCTCGCCAAGGTCGAAAAGTACACGGTGCGCGACTGA
- a CDS encoding amidohydrolase family protein: MRVIRSVALIDRAGSFDLEIEGERVRALSPSASAAAPRWLAMPSLVNLHAHANRAYAASSQRPASLSDAVASAKRERANVSIEDVRARAARLFDRSIAHGVCSLRTHTDVDPVSGMVAVEGVLAAAAQVRTSLDVEVVAFASAAADPSQPETGALFAEAVERGASFIGAVPALSARPKAALEALLDTALALEVSLDIHLDEHLEASNALIHQLVDATLTRGLQNRVTVSHACVLSAMPRDEVRRLLDRMAEAGIVLVVLPELNLYLQSRGDGAPRLRGLAPVLEALKAGVAVRFGTDNVRDWFFPFGDGDMLETGFVGAMAAHVDAAQDLAALVCGGRRRIEPGDVADLLLIPASSFDDALARRPDGRVLLRRGRTIDAIAGASAPLSGHAGLVDAGD; the protein is encoded by the coding sequence ATGCGGGTCATCCGCTCCGTTGCGCTGATCGACCGCGCCGGCAGTTTCGACCTGGAGATCGAGGGCGAGCGCGTACGAGCCCTTTCGCCCTCCGCCAGTGCAGCGGCGCCACGCTGGCTGGCCATGCCTTCGCTCGTCAATCTGCACGCCCACGCGAACCGGGCGTATGCGGCGTCATCGCAGCGACCGGCTTCCCTGAGCGATGCCGTGGCCTCGGCGAAGCGCGAACGGGCCAACGTCAGCATCGAGGACGTGCGCGCGCGGGCCGCCAGGCTGTTCGACAGGTCGATCGCGCATGGCGTTTGTTCGCTGCGCACACATACCGATGTCGATCCCGTCAGCGGTATGGTCGCTGTCGAAGGCGTGCTGGCGGCTGCGGCGCAAGTGCGCACGTCGCTCGACGTCGAGGTCGTCGCGTTTGCGAGTGCGGCAGCAGATCCGAGCCAGCCGGAGACAGGGGCACTCTTCGCCGAGGCGGTAGAGCGGGGCGCCTCGTTCATCGGTGCCGTCCCCGCGCTCAGTGCCCGACCCAAGGCCGCACTGGAGGCACTGCTGGACACGGCGCTCGCGCTGGAGGTATCACTCGACATCCACCTCGACGAACACCTCGAAGCGTCGAATGCGCTGATCCATCAACTGGTGGACGCCACTTTGACGCGTGGGCTGCAAAACCGTGTCACGGTCAGCCATGCTTGCGTGCTTTCGGCCATGCCGCGCGACGAAGTCCGGCGCTTGCTGGACCGGATGGCAGAGGCGGGCATCGTGCTGGTGGTGCTGCCTGAACTCAATCTGTACCTCCAGTCGCGGGGCGACGGCGCACCGCGCCTGCGCGGACTGGCGCCGGTCCTGGAGGCACTGAAGGCGGGCGTGGCGGTGCGCTTCGGCACCGACAACGTCAGGGATTGGTTCTTTCCCTTTGGCGACGGCGACATGCTCGAGACCGGCTTCGTCGGTGCGATGGCCGCGCACGTCGATGCGGCGCAGGACCTTGCTGCGCTCGTCTGCGGCGGCCGGCGGCGCATCGAGCCAGGCGACGTCGCGGACCTGCTGTTGATCCCGGCATCGTCCTTCGACGACGCGCTCGCGAGGCGCCCAGACGGGCGAGTGCTGCTGCGCCGAGGGCGCACCATCGATGCCATCGCCGGTGCGAGTGCGCCGCTGTCAGGCCACGCGGGTCTCGTAGACGCTGGAGATTGA
- a CDS encoding CobW family GTP-binding protein, with the protein MTPTAPEADNRVPIHVLTGFLGSGKTTLLRHLLGDPGLADTAVVINEFGETGLDHLLVREVAEDVVLLSSGCLCCSVRDDLVSTLAELNALMGAGRIPAFTRVVVETTGLADPAPIMQAILSEATLVSWSRLGLVITTVDAVNGEQTLGRHREARQQLATADRLILTKTDLVGEAEGEALRGKLRAMNPSASLLVSRKAQLPAADILREPDGPWRTPAPPQLGPIIDSVIGAQPKAQPQGHGGSHDDAIKTFTVALRQPVDWPAFVEWLELLLASRGDSILRVKGLVALDDDERPVVVQGVQHVLYPIERLPAWPQATTAPGWIVFIARDLTQRAIENSISSVYETRVA; encoded by the coding sequence ATGACGCCCACCGCGCCCGAGGCCGACAACCGCGTGCCGATCCACGTGCTGACGGGCTTCCTCGGCAGCGGCAAGACCACCCTGCTGCGCCATCTGCTGGGCGATCCCGGCCTGGCGGACACTGCGGTGGTCATCAACGAGTTCGGCGAGACAGGACTCGACCACCTGCTGGTGCGCGAGGTGGCCGAGGACGTCGTGCTGCTGAGTTCCGGCTGCCTTTGCTGCTCGGTGCGCGACGACCTGGTGTCGACGTTGGCCGAGCTGAACGCGCTGATGGGCGCCGGCAGGATTCCCGCATTCACCCGGGTCGTGGTCGAGACCACCGGGCTGGCCGATCCGGCGCCGATCATGCAGGCGATCCTGAGCGAAGCAACCCTTGTGTCCTGGTCCCGCCTGGGCCTGGTGATCACGACCGTAGACGCCGTCAACGGCGAGCAGACGCTGGGCCGGCATCGCGAGGCCAGGCAGCAGCTGGCAACGGCCGACCGGCTGATCCTGACCAAGACCGACCTGGTCGGAGAAGCCGAAGGCGAGGCGCTGCGCGGCAAGCTCCGTGCGATGAATCCGTCGGCGAGCCTGCTCGTGTCCCGCAAGGCGCAGCTGCCCGCGGCCGACATTCTCCGGGAGCCGGACGGGCCATGGAGGACGCCTGCGCCGCCCCAGCTCGGCCCGATCATCGACTCCGTCATCGGTGCGCAGCCGAAGGCGCAGCCGCAAGGGCACGGGGGCTCGCACGACGATGCGATCAAGACCTTCACGGTGGCGCTTCGGCAACCGGTGGACTGGCCGGCCTTCGTCGAGTGGCTGGAGCTGTTGCTCGCCAGCCGCGGCGATTCGATCCTGCGCGTGAAGGGCCTGGTGGCCCTCGACGATGACGAACGCCCAGTGGTCGTCCAGGGCGTGCAGCACGTGCTCTACCCGATCGAGCGCCTGCCGGCGTGGCCGCAGGCGACCACGGCGCCGGGTTGGATCGTCTTCATTGCGCGCGACCTGACGCAACGGGCGATCGAAAACTCAATCTCCAGCGTCTACGAGACCCGCGTGGCCTGA
- a CDS encoding RidA family protein: MTPQGIEARLAQLGIELPNAVAPAANYVPTRRSGSLIYIAGQVPTAGGKDQYVGKVGQDVSIEDAQKAARLCAINILAQLRTALGGSLDGVAGCVRLGGFVNATPEFGDHPKVINGASDLMVEVFGDAGRHARAAVGCNSLPRNVAVEVDAIFELA; the protein is encoded by the coding sequence ATGACCCCCCAAGGAATTGAAGCACGCCTGGCCCAACTCGGCATCGAATTGCCGAACGCCGTTGCGCCGGCCGCAAACTATGTTCCGACACGCAGGAGCGGCTCGCTGATCTACATCGCAGGCCAGGTCCCGACCGCCGGCGGCAAGGACCAGTACGTCGGCAAGGTCGGTCAGGATGTTTCGATCGAGGATGCTCAGAAAGCAGCACGCCTGTGCGCGATCAACATTCTTGCCCAGCTGCGTACGGCGTTGGGCGGCAGTCTGGATGGCGTCGCGGGCTGTGTGCGCCTCGGCGGCTTCGTCAACGCCACGCCCGAATTTGGCGACCACCCGAAGGTGATCAACGGCGCCTCAGACCTCATGGTCGAGGTGTTCGGCGATGCGGGCAGGCATGCGCGCGCTGCCGTCGGCTGCAACTCGCTGCCGCGCAATGTGGCCGTCGAGGTCGACGCGATTTTCGAGCTGGCCTGA